Proteins co-encoded in one Oncorhynchus masou masou isolate Uvic2021 chromosome 22, UVic_Omas_1.1, whole genome shotgun sequence genomic window:
- the lyve1b gene encoding lymphatic vessel endothelial hyaluronic receptor 1b, which produces MARVWLFSCLLFTMTVYALTFEFNLIKVFPEVGRNSGVSMVSYGNQYALNASQARAMCLFLNITIATREQVHTAYQHGLETCGYGWIDEQVAVIPRIVKSMTCGRNNIGLITWKAPINKPFHVFCFNLTENPLDITTHKVQTTTKAMTTTTVSSAPTTTRTVKNRVKTTPKVPAPKSTTQVSRLAPTTTTTTTYLVQSTTSYISTSPPPSPSPSSLPCPTSLSHLLPTSSRSIPSSFSPSSRPLISFLSFTSSSLVSSPSQNTSNHTESPVGAISTALLVVLPLLAAAVAVCYYKTTRGVFPIQFWRRGQHNLKDDIETEMWRNTDSEMGLQDPQQRGGEKNGDRKFTSDIIVSNPETTTNGP; this is translated from the exons ATGGCAAGGGTCTGGCTCTTTTCTTGCCTTCTGTTCACCATGACTGTGTATGCACTGACTTTTGAATTCAATCTCATTAAAG TTTTCCCTGAGGTTGGCAGAAACTCTGGAGTGTCCATGGTGTCTTACGGGAATCAATATGCCCTGAACGCCTCTCAGGCTAGAGCCATGTGCCTCTTCCTGAACATCACCATAGCGACCAGGGAACAGGTCCATACTGCTTACCAACATGGACTGGAGACATGCGG ATATGGCTGGATAGATGAACAGGTTGCAGTTATCCCTCGCATTGTGAAGAGCATGACATGTGGCAGGAATAACATTGGGTTAATAACATGGAAAGCACCGATAAACAAACCCTTTCATGTGTTTTGTTTCAATTTAACAG AGAATCCTTTGGATATCACAACACATAAAGTCCAGACTACAACAAAAGCTATGACCACTACAACAGTCTCATCAGCACCAACTACTACCAGAACTGTGAAAAACAGGGTCAAGACTACACCTAAAGTTCCAGCACCTAAATCAACAACACAAGTCTCAAGATTGGCCCCCACTACCACAACAACGACCACTTACCTGGTCCAGTCAACAACCAGCtacatctccacctctcctcctccctccccatccccctcctccctcccttgtcccacttccctctctcactTACTTCCCACATCATCTCGCTCTATCCccagctctttctctccctcatctcgACCTCTCATCTCGTTTTTGTCtttcacctcttcctccctcGTTTCCTCTCCTTCTCAAAACACCTCCAACCACACCGAGAGCCCAGTCGGAG CAATATCTACGGCGCTCCTTGTCGTTCTACCCTTGCTGGCTGCGGCAGTAGCAGTGTGTTACTACAAAAC GACCAGGGGTGTTTTCCCAATCCAATTCTGGCGCAGAGGACAGCACAACTTGAAGGATGACATAGAGACTGAGATGTGGAGAAACACGGACAGTGAAATGGGTCTGCAGGACCcacaacagagaggaggagagaagaatggAGACAGGAAGTTCACCAGTGACATCATCGTCAGTAATCCAGAGACCACAACAAATGGCCCTTAG
- the rlig1 gene encoding RNA ligase 1 → MRRFGSVQQKISCVFLTEVKEEQSRKRECQQFQVVATENVNPIALESNIDSALATEKLDGTCCYVSIYKGQSYLWARLDRKPTKQADKRFKKHQYSHKSYKGFTWNVKEDFKTVPESWVPAHRVQHHNGQPVPDDHGHIPGWVPVEKDNKQYCWHSSVVDYDAGVALVLRPSAEKEDLLEITMVPLADLLEQTLELIGTNVNGNPYGLGSKKQPVHVLVAHGSVHIRNPPPVDYQQLCSWFQDSQEGRVEGIVWHCNDGTLVKLHRHHLGLRWPDGDTILNARPVVVHVDGTIREYDITSKDLFTSLSQLNGHRFSRLQDIQFDP, encoded by the exons ATGCGACGTTTCGGTTCTGTGCAGCAAAAGATATCTTGTGTGTTTTTGACTGAGGTGAAAGAGGAACAATCCAGAAAACGCGAATGTCAA CAATTTCAGGTTGTAGCCACTGAAAATGTGAACCCTATAGCACTGGAATCGAATATTGACTCTGCACTTGCCACAGAAAAGCTGGATGGCACCTGCTGCTATGTTTCAATTTATAAAG GGCAATCATACCTCTGGGCTCGACTAGATCGGAAGCCCACCAAGCAGGCAGACAAGAGGTTCAAGAAGCATCAGTATTCCCACAAAAGTTACAAAGGTTTCACGTGGAATGTGAAAGAAGACTTTAAGACGGTTCCAGAGTCTTGGGTCCCGGCACACAGAGTTCAGCACCACAATGGACAGCCTGTACCAGATGACCACGGACACATCCCAG GTTGGGTTCCAGTGGAGAAAGACAACAAGCAGTACTGTTGGCACTCGTCTGTTGTGGACTATGATGCTGGTGTAGCGCTGGTTCTGAGGCCCAGTGCTGAGAAGGAAGACCTGCTAGAGATCACCATGGTACCACTGGCTGATCTCCTGGAGCAAACCCTGGAGCTTATTGGAACCAACGTCAATGGGAACCCATATG GGTTGGGAAGTAAAAAGCAGCCTGTCCACGTCCTGGTTGCCCATGGGAGTGTACACATCAGGAACCCTCCCCCAGTGGACTACCAGCAGTTGTGTTCCTGGTTCCAGGACAGCCAGGAGGGCCGTGTTGAGGGCATCGTCTGGCACTGTAATGACGGGACACTGGTCAAG CTCCATCGTCATCACCTGGGGCTGAGATGGCCGGATGGCGACACCATCCTGAACGCTCGGCCTGTGGTCGTCCACGTCGACGGGACCATACGAGAGTATGACATCACCAGCAAGGACTTGTTTACATCTCTATCCCAGTTAAACGGACATCGCTTCAGCAGACTGCAGGACATCCAGTTTGAcccttaa